A single Tenacibaculum sp. Bg11-29 DNA region contains:
- a CDS encoding aminopeptidase: MYCYTLTAQTNTIEIKAKLDDKNDLLLIQQKTVFYNTSSENLNSIFLHNWANSYKDNDTPLGKRFIEDYNKKFYFSKKKDRGYSKIHNLSINYQQVSFKEIKNKSDIVEVSLNKTLKPKDSLILSTTYTVKIPSAKFTGYGKIKNGYHLRFWHIVPTIYKEKWQLMSNLNLNDLYQDLTNYTISIDVPKKYTVESNLYQYKTKEKNIINYHLVGKRKKDIILHVNSLNKFISFKTKKKEIKTNAYLKSIPRDTTSKIINKQIKFIEGFIGKHPHTEIFIDATTINKNSLHEIYGLPYWLKPFPKNFRWEINFFKALTKKYIDDVLILNQRIDYWLTDGLETFLMMKYIKEYYPNTTILGKYSKYWPLKTYNISKLKQLEKYAFVYQFSARKFYDQSLTTPSDSLSNFNRKIVSKYKAGLGLLYLQDFIGGDTLVKSVKEFYSKNQLKLSNSNSFKKTLQKNSSKDLKWFFNDYIKTNKKIDYKISKITSTKNKDSLEVTIKNKRNFSSPIALYGIQKQQIKFKTWVTGTDSSKTIKIKKGDFNKLALNYENSYPEYNSLDNFRKINNNLINKPLQFRFLKDIENPYYNQLFYYPDFKYNLYDGLILGVNIHNKSIVNHNFEFSLTPNYSTKSNNFTGSYSLAYNHFFNKSKIYKIRYGFGGSNFHHAPELEYKTFSPFISILFRRNTLRDIGLKTFTTRLISINKQTKLGEIKTNRDKYNILNLRYIHYKFDAINRIQYAINAEFNSKFSKITTDFRFRRFFAEDRSYEFRFFGGVFLSNKTDGDYFSFGLNSGSDYLFEQNLFGRSENNGIFSQQFVVGQGGFKSKFNSPQFSNSLIASLNTSVSVWKWAEIYNDFAYLKNKKNSPRFFYENGVRLNFIPNIFEFYLPIYTNEGFEVTKEAYPTKIRFVITTSVDRIYNFIRRGLL, translated from the coding sequence TTGTACTGTTATACACTAACAGCACAAACAAATACTATTGAAATAAAAGCAAAACTCGACGATAAAAACGACTTGCTTCTTATTCAACAAAAAACTGTTTTTTATAACACTTCTTCAGAAAATTTAAACTCAATATTTCTTCATAATTGGGCAAATAGTTATAAAGACAACGACACACCTTTAGGAAAACGCTTTATAGAAGATTACAATAAAAAATTTTACTTCTCAAAAAAAAAAGATAGAGGTTATTCAAAAATTCACAACCTATCTATAAACTACCAACAAGTTTCTTTTAAAGAAATAAAAAATAAATCAGATATAGTTGAAGTATCTCTAAATAAAACGCTAAAACCTAAAGACAGTTTAATTCTATCAACAACATACACTGTAAAAATTCCTAGTGCAAAATTTACAGGATACGGAAAAATAAAAAATGGTTATCATTTACGTTTCTGGCACATAGTTCCTACTATATATAAAGAAAAATGGCAGTTAATGAGTAATTTAAATCTTAATGATTTATATCAAGATCTAACTAACTATACAATAAGTATTGATGTTCCTAAAAAATATACAGTTGAGAGTAATTTATATCAATATAAAACAAAGGAAAAAAATATTATAAATTATCATTTAGTAGGAAAAAGAAAGAAAGATATTATTCTTCATGTTAATTCTCTTAATAAATTTATCTCTTTTAAAACAAAAAAGAAAGAAATAAAAACTAATGCTTATTTGAAAAGTATTCCCCGTGATACTACTTCAAAAATCATAAATAAACAAATTAAATTTATTGAAGGTTTCATAGGAAAACACCCACATACAGAGATATTTATTGATGCTACTACCATTAATAAAAACTCATTGCATGAAATATACGGTCTACCTTATTGGTTAAAACCTTTTCCTAAAAATTTTAGATGGGAAATTAATTTTTTTAAAGCTCTTACTAAAAAATATATTGATGATGTTTTAATATTAAATCAAAGAATAGATTACTGGCTTACGGATGGCTTAGAAACTTTTTTAATGATGAAATATATTAAAGAATACTACCCTAATACGACTATATTGGGAAAATATTCTAAATACTGGCCACTAAAAACATATAATATATCTAAACTAAAACAACTTGAAAAATATGCTTTTGTCTATCAATTTAGTGCACGTAAATTCTATGATCAATCCTTAACAACACCTTCAGATTCTCTTTCAAACTTTAATAGAAAAATTGTTAGTAAATATAAAGCAGGCTTAGGCTTATTATATCTTCAAGATTTTATAGGAGGAGATACTTTAGTTAAATCAGTAAAAGAGTTTTATTCAAAAAACCAATTAAAATTAAGTAACAGTAATAGTTTTAAAAAAACCCTTCAAAAAAACTCTTCAAAAGACTTAAAATGGTTTTTTAACGATTACATAAAAACAAATAAAAAAATTGATTATAAAATATCTAAAATAACTAGCACAAAAAACAAAGACTCTTTAGAAGTTACAATTAAAAACAAAAGAAATTTCTCATCTCCTATTGCTTTATATGGAATACAAAAACAGCAAATAAAATTTAAAACATGGGTTACAGGAACTGACTCTTCTAAAACAATTAAAATCAAAAAAGGTGATTTTAATAAACTCGCTTTAAATTATGAAAATAGCTACCCTGAATACAACTCGTTAGATAATTTTAGAAAAATAAACAATAACCTAATAAACAAACCACTTCAATTTAGATTTTTAAAGGATATAGAAAACCCATATTACAATCAATTATTTTACTATCCTGACTTTAAATACAACTTATATGATGGACTTATATTAGGCGTAAACATTCATAACAAATCTATTGTAAATCATAATTTCGAGTTTAGTTTAACACCAAATTACAGTACTAAAAGTAATAATTTCACCGGATCATATTCATTGGCTTACAATCATTTTTTTAATAAATCTAAAATTTATAAAATTCGATATGGTTTTGGTGGCAGCAATTTTCATCATGCTCCCGAACTTGAGTATAAAACTTTCTCTCCATTCATAAGCATTCTCTTTAGACGAAATACACTTCGTGACATTGGTTTGAAAACTTTTACCACTCGTTTGATTAGTATTAATAAGCAAACTAAACTGGGAGAGATTAAAACTAATAGAGACAAATACAATATTTTAAACTTACGGTATATCCACTACAAATTTGATGCTATTAACAGGATTCAATACGCTATAAATGCCGAATTTAACTCAAAATTTAGCAAAATAACAACCGATTTTCGTTTTCGTCGTTTTTTTGCAGAAGATAGAAGTTATGAATTTCGTTTTTTTGGTGGGGTTTTCTTATCTAATAAAACCGATGGAGATTATTTTAGTTTCGGACTAAATAGTGGTTCTGATTATTTATTTGAACAAAATTTATTTGGGCGATCAGAAAACAATGGCATCTTTAGTCAGCAATTTGTTGTTGGTCAAGGAGGCTTCAAGTCTAAATTCAATAGTCCTCAATTTTCAAACAGTCTAATAGCTTCATTAAACACAAGTGTTAGTGTTTGGAAATGGGCAGAAATATATAATGACTTTGCTTATTTAAAAAACAAAAAAAATTCTCCAAGGTTTTTTTATGAAAACGGAGTCCGGCTAAACTTCATTCCTAATATTTTTGAATTTTACTTACCTATATATACTAATGAAGGGTTTGAAGTTACAAAAGAAGCCTATCCTACAAAAATAAGATTTGTTATTACAACTAGTGTTGACAGAATTTACAATTTCATTAGAAGAGGCTTATTATAG
- a CDS encoding thiamine pyrophosphate-dependent enzyme — protein MTQKTEVTNTQQLSFQDFKNEVLNDYRVARISRECSLLGRREVLTGKAKFGIFGDGKEVPQLAMAKAFKNGDFRSGYYRDQTFMMAIGQLSPQQFFAGLYGHSDINAEPMSAGRQMGGHFATHSLDENGQWKNLTAQKNSSADISPTAGQMPRLLGLAQASKIYRNVKGLENFTDFSNKGNEVAWGTIGNASTSEGLFFETINAAGVLQVPMVMNVWDDEYGISVHAKYQTTKESISEILKGFQKENDTNGYEIFVVNGWDYVQLVDIYNKASKIAREQHIPVLIHVKELTQPQGHSTSGSHERYKSAERLKWEQEFDCLTQMRKWILEFELEDENGGILKFIDSEEELIKIDKESKKEVSKAKRDAWSAYSNEIKSEVAIAIDLLEKVAQKSNNGSFITKYKNDLAAIDEPIRKDLLVATRKALRYLKDEKFAEKITLQNFIKLSIDNAAVKFSSHLLSETALATKNVPSEVPTYATEKKLVDARVIMRDNFDAIFKKYPETLIFGEDAGYIGDVNQGLEGLQEKYGELRVSDTGIREATILGQGIGMAMRGLRPIAEIQYLDYLLYALQIMSDDLATLRYRTFGKQKAPLIIRTRGHRLEGIWHSGSPMGGIINNIRGIHVLVPRNMTKAAGFYNTLLEGDDPALVIECLNGYRLKEELPTNLGEFKTPIGVVETIKEGADLTVISYGSTLRIIEEAAKDLTQVGIDIEIIDAQSLLPFDLNHDTVKSVAKTNRLLVVDEDVPGGASAYLLQEIVENQNGYKHLDSKPQTLTAKAHRPSYGTDGDYFSKPSAEDIFEKVYEIMNEANPTKFKDLY, from the coding sequence ATGACGCAAAAGACCGAAGTAACTAACACTCAACAACTTTCTTTTCAAGATTTCAAAAATGAAGTTTTAAACGACTATAGAGTTGCTCGAATAAGTAGAGAGTGTAGTTTGTTAGGACGTAGAGAAGTTTTAACAGGTAAAGCTAAATTCGGTATTTTTGGTGATGGTAAAGAAGTGCCACAATTAGCAATGGCAAAAGCTTTTAAAAATGGGGATTTTCGTTCTGGTTATTATAGAGATCAAACCTTTATGATGGCTATTGGTCAATTATCACCTCAACAATTTTTTGCAGGATTATATGGTCACTCAGATATTAATGCAGAACCAATGTCTGCTGGTCGTCAAATGGGTGGTCATTTCGCTACACATTCTTTAGATGAAAACGGGCAATGGAAAAATTTAACTGCTCAAAAAAACTCATCTGCTGATATTTCTCCAACTGCTGGTCAAATGCCACGTTTATTAGGTTTAGCACAGGCTTCTAAAATTTATAGAAATGTAAAAGGGTTAGAAAATTTTACTGATTTTTCTAATAAAGGAAACGAAGTCGCTTGGGGTACCATTGGTAATGCAAGTACTTCTGAAGGTTTATTTTTTGAAACTATTAATGCTGCTGGTGTTTTACAAGTACCGATGGTTATGAATGTTTGGGATGATGAGTATGGTATTTCTGTTCACGCCAAATATCAAACAACAAAAGAAAGTATTTCTGAAATTTTAAAAGGATTTCAAAAAGAAAATGATACTAACGGATATGAAATTTTTGTAGTTAATGGTTGGGATTATGTACAATTAGTAGATATTTATAATAAAGCTTCTAAAATTGCTAGAGAACAACACATACCTGTATTAATTCATGTAAAAGAATTAACACAACCACAAGGGCATTCTACTTCTGGATCTCACGAAAGATATAAATCTGCTGAACGTTTAAAATGGGAACAAGAATTTGATTGTCTTACTCAAATGCGTAAATGGATTTTAGAATTTGAATTAGAAGATGAAAACGGAGGTATTTTAAAGTTTATTGATTCAGAAGAAGAGTTAATAAAAATAGATAAAGAATCTAAAAAAGAAGTTAGTAAAGCTAAACGTGATGCATGGAGTGCATACTCAAATGAAATAAAATCTGAAGTTGCTATTGCTATAGATTTATTAGAAAAAGTAGCTCAGAAAAGTAATAACGGTTCTTTTATTACAAAATATAAGAATGATTTAGCCGCTATAGACGAACCTATCAGAAAAGATCTTTTAGTTGCTACTCGTAAAGCATTACGTTACTTAAAAGATGAAAAATTTGCAGAAAAAATAACATTGCAAAACTTTATTAAATTATCAATAGATAATGCGGCTGTTAAATTTTCTTCTCATTTATTAAGCGAAACAGCACTTGCTACCAAAAACGTACCTTCTGAAGTACCTACTTATGCTACCGAAAAAAAATTGGTCGATGCTCGTGTTATAATGCGTGACAATTTTGATGCTATTTTTAAAAAATATCCAGAGACTTTAATTTTTGGTGAAGATGCTGGTTATATAGGTGATGTAAATCAAGGTTTAGAAGGCTTACAAGAAAAATATGGTGAGTTAAGAGTTTCAGATACAGGTATTCGTGAAGCTACTATTTTAGGACAGGGTATTGGAATGGCAATGCGTGGTTTACGTCCGATTGCTGAGATTCAATACTTAGACTATTTATTGTATGCTTTGCAAATAATGAGTGATGATTTAGCAACACTTCGTTATCGTACTTTTGGTAAGCAAAAAGCACCGTTAATTATCCGTACACGAGGTCACCGCTTAGAAGGTATTTGGCATTCTGGTTCTCCTATGGGAGGAATTATAAATAATATACGTGGAATTCATGTTTTAGTTCCTAGAAACATGACTAAAGCTGCTGGTTTTTATAACACTTTATTAGAAGGTGATGACCCTGCTTTAGTTATTGAATGTTTAAACGGATATCGTTTAAAAGAAGAATTACCAACCAACTTAGGTGAGTTTAAAACTCCAATTGGTGTTGTAGAAACTATAAAAGAAGGAGCTGACCTTACTGTTATTTCTTACGGTTCTACTTTACGAATTATTGAAGAGGCTGCTAAAGATTTAACACAAGTTGGTATTGATATAGAAATTATAGATGCACAAAGTTTACTACCTTTTGATTTAAATCATGACACAGTAAAATCTGTAGCTAAAACAAATCGTTTATTAGTAGTTGATGAGGATGTTCCTGGTGGGGCTTCAGCTTATTTATTACAAGAAATTGTTGAAAATCAGAATGGGTACAAGCATTTAGATAGCAAACCTCAAACATTAACAGCAAAAGCACACAGGCCTTCTTATGGTACTGACGGAGATTATTTTTCTAAGCCTTCTGCTGAAGATATTTTCGAAAAAGTATACGAAATTATGAATGAAGCAAATCCTACAAAATTTAAAGACTTGTATTAA
- a CDS encoding HlyD family secretion protein, with the protein MPQNNQEIEIRSDEVQEILSHVPNWMIRWGNTLFLGLILMLLFITWFVKYPDVISSEVMVTTSFPPEKIYAKSTGQFEVFLTSEDKNVYVNEILAVIENSASYKDVLLLKSITDTITFHHNQFSFPIEKLPFLILGDITTSFSQFENDYSEYILNNKLTPYKSETFANRMSVIEAKGRLQILLSQKNLNRKELEFKEKDLNRNKKMFMQGVISAKEKEQKEIEFLQSKRSYKGLEASISQIRELINNSAKNLEGTSIKKTQNDTRLKKKAIQSFLYLKKAIKDWEKQYALTSSINGKVSFLSFWNKSQTVKTGELIFIIIPTKNNSFIGKIKAPAANSGKIKKGQKVQIKLLNYPSDEFGELNGKVLSISQVPNLKGNYLIDVELPQDLKTTYDKKIAFRQEMKGTADIVTEDLRLIERFFYQLRNIIK; encoded by the coding sequence ATGCCACAAAATAATCAAGAAATAGAAATACGAAGTGATGAGGTTCAAGAAATTTTGAGCCATGTACCAAATTGGATGATTCGATGGGGTAATACTTTATTTTTAGGCTTAATTTTAATGCTACTATTTATTACATGGTTTGTAAAATATCCTGATGTTATTTCTTCTGAGGTCATGGTAACAACCTCTTTTCCTCCTGAAAAAATATACGCTAAATCAACAGGTCAGTTTGAAGTATTCTTAACTAGTGAAGACAAAAATGTTTATGTAAATGAAATATTGGCTGTCATAGAAAATAGCGCTTCTTATAAAGACGTATTACTTTTAAAAAGTATTACAGATACAATAACATTTCACCATAATCAGTTTTCTTTCCCTATTGAAAAACTTCCGTTTCTTATTTTAGGAGACATTACCACTAGTTTTTCGCAGTTTGAAAACGACTATTCTGAATATATTTTAAATAACAAACTTACCCCATATAAATCGGAGACCTTTGCCAACAGAATGTCAGTAATTGAGGCAAAAGGGCGATTACAAATTCTATTATCACAAAAAAACCTTAACAGAAAAGAATTAGAATTTAAAGAAAAAGACCTTAACAGAAATAAAAAAATGTTTATGCAAGGGGTTATTTCAGCCAAAGAAAAAGAACAAAAAGAAATAGAGTTTTTACAATCTAAAAGATCTTACAAAGGTCTAGAAGCATCTATCTCTCAAATTAGAGAACTTATAAATAATTCTGCTAAAAACTTAGAAGGTACTTCAATTAAAAAAACTCAAAACGATACTCGTTTAAAAAAGAAAGCGATTCAATCGTTCCTATATTTAAAAAAAGCAATAAAAGATTGGGAAAAACAATATGCATTAACTTCATCTATTAATGGTAAAGTATCATTTTTATCATTTTGGAATAAAAGCCAAACTGTAAAAACAGGTGAATTAATCTTTATTATTATACCTACTAAAAACAATTCTTTTATAGGGAAAATTAAAGCGCCTGCTGCAAACTCGGGAAAAATAAAAAAAGGACAAAAAGTACAAATAAAACTTTTGAATTACCCTTCTGATGAATTTGGTGAATTAAACGGAAAAGTACTTTCTATCTCTCAAGTACCAAATTTAAAAGGTAATTACCTAATCGACGTTGAATTACCACAAGATTTAAAAACAACTTACGATAAAAAAATAGCTTTCAGACAAGAAATGAAAGGTACTGCTGATATCGTAACTGAAGATTTACGATTGATTGAACGTTTTTTCTATCAATTAAGAAACATCATTAAATAA
- a CDS encoding SH3 domain-containing protein, with protein MKKVFIAIVLVSSLFAACKETGKSNESEKNITEKGEQAEKVKAPTTSAICLLDKLSIRETPSSKGKWITSMSLGEKVAFTGEEITDSKSKKQYYKVKLTDGKEGWTRATFLAVNGKVGAMLESANVYKRPDLLTKTEKKYSVMDIIAVTENQGDWMKVKGKRAEGEYVEEGWIKSSNITNDEIDIATAKFASSAIKKSTMTERIKALQEVIGNPDLSSSKFVSIIEGKIKDYELRNKEIDVKDVKVEEEPKS; from the coding sequence ATGAAAAAAGTATTTATTGCAATTGTTTTAGTATCCTCTTTGTTTGCAGCATGTAAAGAAACAGGTAAGTCTAACGAATCTGAAAAAAATATAACAGAAAAAGGTGAGCAAGCAGAAAAAGTTAAAGCACCAACTACAAGTGCTATCTGTTTATTAGATAAATTATCTATAAGAGAAACTCCATCATCAAAAGGAAAGTGGATAACTTCAATGAGTTTAGGAGAGAAAGTAGCTTTTACTGGAGAAGAAATTACTGATAGTAAATCAAAAAAACAGTATTATAAAGTTAAGTTAACTGATGGTAAAGAAGGGTGGACAAGAGCTACCTTTTTAGCTGTAAATGGTAAGGTTGGAGCTATGCTTGAATCAGCAAATGTTTATAAAAGACCAGATTTACTAACAAAAACTGAAAAGAAGTACAGTGTAATGGATATTATAGCTGTAACAGAAAATCAGGGTGATTGGATGAAGGTAAAAGGTAAAAGAGCAGAAGGTGAGTATGTTGAAGAAGGTTGGATAAAATCATCAAATATAACAAATGATGAGATTGATATTGCAACTGCAAAATTTGCGAGTTCAGCAATCAAAAAATCAACAATGACAGAAAGAATCAAAGCATTACAAGAAGTGATTGGTAACCCAGATTTATCATCTTCTAAGTTTGTAAGTATTATAGAAGGTAAAATTAAAGATTACGAGTTAAGAAATAAAGAGATTGATGTAAAGGATGTTAAGGTAGAAGAAGAGCCTAAGTCTTAG
- a CDS encoding peptidase domain-containing ABC transporter encodes MKKFPNFQQTEAKDCGPTCIKIISKHYGKTINTQQLRKLSETTREGSSLLGLSDAVESMGFKSLGIKLSYNKLQEAPLPCILHWNKNHYVVLYKIKKDSIYISDPAHGLISFTKAEFIQSWIGNNANENTEEGIALLVEPTPRFYNEEFEEDEKFGFSFIFKYLFKYKKFIVQLIIGLLAGSLLQLILPFLTQSIVDVGIKNQDLNFIYLILFAQLFLFVGKASLEIIRSWILLHLSTRINISLISDFFIKLMKLPISYFDVRMTGDLLQRINDHKRIERILTTSSLTVLFSFFNLIIFSLVLGYYSLQIFGVFVIGSILYFGWVLFFFKKRKELDYKRFSQVSQEQSKVIELINGMQEIKLHNAERRMRWNWEYVQARLFKVATKSLALEQTQSVGSNFINELKNMFITVLSAKLVIDGDITLGMMMAISYIVGQLNGPITQLINFMRDVQDAQISIDRLGEIHNMEDEEKPGDEKITHIPENAVIKLNNISFRYTGGLEPVLNDLSLEIPANKTTAIVGVSGSGKTTLMKLLLGFYQVDKGDIMVNNFNLKNISQKEWRRNCGVVMQEGYIFNDSIAKNIAVGEDYVDKEKLAHAINVANIADYIEGLPLGYNTKIGSEGNGLSTGQKQRLLIARSVYKNPRFLFFDEATSALDANNEKVIMGKLNEFFSDKTAVVIAHRLSTVKNAHQIVVLDKGKIIEKGTHEELIKLKGSYHHLVKNQLDLGK; translated from the coding sequence TTGAAAAAATTTCCAAATTTCCAACAAACAGAAGCCAAAGACTGTGGACCTACTTGTATAAAGATCATATCCAAACACTATGGTAAAACAATTAACACCCAACAACTACGAAAACTAAGTGAAACCACTAGAGAAGGTAGTAGTTTACTAGGTTTAAGTGATGCCGTGGAATCTATGGGGTTCAAATCTTTAGGGATAAAATTATCATATAATAAACTGCAAGAAGCTCCATTACCATGTATACTACATTGGAATAAAAATCACTATGTAGTACTTTATAAAATTAAAAAAGACTCTATTTATATTTCCGATCCTGCTCATGGATTAATCTCTTTTACCAAAGCAGAGTTTATTCAATCTTGGATTGGTAACAATGCTAATGAAAATACAGAAGAAGGTATTGCTTTATTAGTAGAACCTACCCCTCGTTTTTATAATGAAGAATTTGAAGAAGATGAAAAATTTGGATTCTCTTTTATATTCAAATACTTATTCAAATACAAAAAATTTATAGTACAGCTTATTATAGGACTGCTTGCTGGAAGTTTATTGCAACTAATACTTCCGTTCTTAACACAAAGTATTGTGGATGTTGGTATTAAAAACCAAGATTTAAACTTTATATATTTAATCTTATTTGCTCAATTATTTTTGTTTGTTGGTAAAGCTTCTTTAGAAATTATTCGAAGTTGGATTTTACTGCACTTAAGTACTCGAATAAATATTTCATTAATCTCTGATTTTTTTATAAAATTAATGAAACTACCCATCTCCTATTTCGATGTAAGAATGACTGGAGATTTATTACAAAGAATTAATGATCATAAACGAATAGAACGAATATTAACTACTTCTTCTTTAACTGTTTTATTTTCTTTTTTCAACCTAATTATTTTCAGTTTAGTACTAGGCTATTATAGTTTACAAATTTTTGGAGTATTCGTTATTGGAAGTATTTTATACTTCGGATGGGTCTTATTTTTCTTCAAAAAAAGAAAAGAATTAGACTATAAACGATTCTCACAAGTAAGTCAAGAACAAAGTAAAGTAATTGAACTTATTAACGGAATGCAAGAAATTAAGCTACACAATGCCGAACGCCGAATGCGTTGGAACTGGGAATATGTACAAGCTCGATTATTTAAAGTAGCTACTAAAAGTTTAGCGTTAGAACAAACTCAAAGTGTAGGTTCTAATTTTATTAATGAACTAAAGAATATGTTCATAACTGTACTTTCTGCTAAGTTGGTGATTGACGGCGATATTACATTGGGTATGATGATGGCAATTAGTTATATCGTTGGGCAATTAAATGGCCCAATTACACAATTAATTAATTTCATGCGTGACGTACAAGATGCTCAAATATCTATTGATAGGCTTGGTGAAATTCATAATATGGAAGATGAAGAAAAACCTGGTGATGAAAAAATTACACATATTCCTGAAAATGCAGTTATAAAATTAAATAACATTTCATTTAGATATACGGGCGGATTAGAACCTGTGCTTAACGACTTATCTTTAGAAATACCAGCGAATAAAACCACAGCCATTGTTGGAGTTAGTGGTAGTGGAAAAACTACTTTAATGAAATTATTACTTGGGTTCTATCAAGTAGATAAAGGAGATATTATGGTAAATAATTTTAACCTGAAAAATATCTCTCAAAAAGAATGGAGAAGAAACTGTGGAGTCGTAATGCAAGAAGGATATATTTTCAATGATTCTATTGCTAAAAACATTGCCGTAGGTGAAGATTATGTTGATAAAGAAAAATTAGCACATGCTATAAATGTAGCTAATATAGCAGATTATATAGAAGGTCTCCCGCTTGGTTACAATACTAAAATAGGTAGTGAAGGTAACGGATTGAGTACTGGACAAAAACAACGACTACTTATTGCTAGGTCTGTATATAAAAATCCACGATTCTTGTTTTTTGACGAAGCTACTTCTGCCCTAGATGCTAATAATGAAAAGGTAATTATGGGAAAATTGAATGAGTTCTTCTCTGATAAAACAGCAGTTGTAATTGCTCACAGATTAAGTACAGTGAAAAATGCACATCAAATAGTGGTATTAGATAAAGGGAAAATTATCGAAAAGGGTACGCATGAAGAATTAATAAAACTAAAAGGAAGTTACCATCATCTAGTTAAAAATCAACTAGATTTAGGTAAATAA
- a CDS encoding TIGR00730 family Rossman fold protein, whose product MNDDRKIKEKLQPKTWNEIKTNDSWAIFKIMAEFVEGYEKLSKIGPCVSIFGSARTKPGDKYYELAEEVAYKLTQNGFGVITGGGPGIMEAGNKGANRGKGVSVGLNIELPFEQHDNPWIDPGKSLDFDYFFVRKVMFVKYSQGFVVMPGGFGTLDELFEAITLIQTNKIGRFPIVLVGKKFWGGLLDWIKNTLIEEGNISEKDLNLFRVVDTADEAIDHLNKFYAKHQLKPNF is encoded by the coding sequence ATGAATGATGACAGAAAAATAAAAGAAAAATTACAACCAAAAACTTGGAATGAAATAAAAACAAACGATTCTTGGGCTATTTTTAAAATCATGGCAGAATTTGTTGAAGGCTATGAAAAATTAAGTAAAATTGGCCCTTGTGTATCGATTTTTGGTTCTGCTCGAACAAAACCGGGTGATAAATATTACGAATTAGCAGAAGAAGTTGCTTATAAATTAACTCAAAATGGTTTTGGTGTAATTACTGGTGGTGGTCCAGGAATTATGGAAGCAGGAAACAAAGGTGCAAACCGTGGCAAAGGTGTTTCTGTTGGTTTAAATATAGAATTACCTTTCGAACAACATGATAATCCTTGGATTGACCCAGGTAAGAGTTTAGATTTTGATTACTTTTTTGTTCGTAAAGTAATGTTTGTAAAATACTCTCAAGGCTTTGTAGTTATGCCTGGTGGTTTCGGAACTTTAGATGAATTATTTGAAGCAATCACTTTAATTCAAACAAATAAAATTGGTCGTTTCCCGATTGTTTTAGTTGGGAAAAAATTCTGGGGAGGTTTATTAGACTGGATTAAAAACACGTTAATTGAAGAAGGAAATATTAGTGAAAAAGATCTAAATTTATTTAGAGTTGTTGACACTGCTGATGAAGCTATAGATCATTTAAATAAATTCTATGCAAAGCATCAATTAAAACCAAACTTCTAA